The following are encoded in a window of Verrucomicrobiia bacterium genomic DNA:
- a CDS encoding HipA domain-containing protein: protein MTLAEVKLWGRTIGAVSLEDGGQFAAFQYDPAFTRSGIEVSPIIMPLNERVYVFPDLPPKTFHGLPGLLADSLPDKFGNALIDTWLSTQGRTPESFNAVERLCYTGPRGMGALEFAPAIGPKPQPAKHIEIDALVKLASEVLSHRKNLKTTFASESRKNALNDILRVGTSAGGARAKAVIAWNRETNEVRSGQIAAGAGFDYWLLKFDGVTGNKDKELEDPKGYGAIEYAYYLMAKAAGINMSECRLLEENGRRHFMTRRFDRLAGGEKLHMQSLCALAHFDFNQAGAYAYEQALLIIRQLNLPMADVEEQFRRMAFNLIARNQDDHVKNIAFLMDKTGRWSLAPAFDVTYSYNPTGSWTDRHQMTMNGKRDGFTLTDFRAFAKIALMKRGRDEAILAEVLDAVKKWPDYAEQAEVTTDWRKQIRQNHRLDLPAK from the coding sequence ATGACTCTCGCGGAAGTAAAACTTTGGGGACGGACCATCGGCGCGGTCTCATTGGAAGATGGCGGTCAATTCGCCGCCTTTCAGTATGATCCCGCTTTTACCCGGAGCGGCATTGAAGTTTCGCCGATCATCATGCCGTTGAACGAGCGCGTGTATGTTTTTCCTGATTTGCCGCCAAAAACTTTTCACGGTCTGCCCGGTCTGCTCGCCGATTCCCTGCCGGACAAGTTCGGCAATGCGCTGATTGATACCTGGCTCTCCACCCAAGGCCGAACACCCGAAAGTTTCAATGCGGTGGAGAGGCTTTGCTACACCGGTCCGCGCGGCATGGGCGCGCTGGAATTTGCACCCGCCATCGGCCCGAAACCGCAACCAGCCAAACACATCGAGATTGATGCGCTGGTCAAGCTGGCCTCGGAGGTATTAAGCCATCGTAAGAATCTTAAAACCACTTTTGCCAGCGAGAGCCGGAAAAATGCGCTGAACGATATTTTGCGCGTAGGCACTTCTGCCGGCGGCGCACGCGCCAAGGCTGTTATCGCCTGGAACCGGGAGACCAATGAAGTGCGCTCCGGCCAGATCGCCGCCGGAGCGGGATTTGATTATTGGCTGCTGAAATTCGATGGCGTCACCGGCAACAAGGACAAGGAACTGGAAGACCCCAAGGGCTACGGCGCGATTGAATACGCCTATTATCTGATGGCGAAGGCGGCGGGCATCAACATGAGCGAATGCCGTTTGCTGGAGGAAAACGGACGGCGGCATTTCATGACCCGGCGTTTTGACCGGCTTGCAGGCGGCGAGAAGCTGCACATGCAATCGCTGTGCGCGCTCGCCCATTTTGATTTCAACCAAGCGGGCGCGTATGCCTACGAACAGGCGCTGCTCATAATCCGCCAGTTGAATCTCCCGATGGCCGACGTGGAGGAACAGTTTCGCCGGATGGCGTTCAACCTCATCGCCCGCAACCAGGACGACCACGTCAAGAACATCGCCTTCCTGATGGACAAGACCGGACGCTGGTCGCTCGCGCCCGCCTTCGACGTGACTTACAGTTACAATCCCACCGGTAGTTGGACCGACCGCCACCAGATGACGATGAACGGCAAGCGCGACGGATTCACGCTGACCGACTTTCGCGCCTTTGCCAAGATTGCCCTGATGAAACGCGGTCGTGACGAGGCCATCCTTGCCGAAGTGCTCGATGCCGTGAAAAAATGGCCGGACTACGCCGAGCAGGCGGAGGTGACAACCGACTGGCGCAAACAGATCCGGCAGAACCACCGCCTGGATTTGCCCGCCAAATAA
- a CDS encoding plasmid partitioning protein RepB C-terminal domain-containing protein, whose translation MRKIRLTLENILPMRLVKAEEKDTYRFKAIIGSIPEVGLVEPLVVYPQKDAPGKYMLKNGHLRYFALKDLGKPEADCLIATDDECYTYNARISRLPPIQEHKMIVKAVNNGVSVERLAVVLNMPLRVVQASMNLLKGIHPDAAELLKDKNICPKALRQFKRVNGNRQIEMAEMMVTMNNYVAGYAEAMVLGTPNHQLVNPDEPKKKAGMSAEDIARMESEMESLERDLNEVTDNYTENMFTLQTAQTYIKNLLKNAKVVRYLNANHAEIYSEFEAIATSESV comes from the coding sequence ATGAGAAAAATCCGGCTGACGCTGGAAAACATTTTGCCGATGCGGTTGGTCAAAGCCGAGGAGAAGGATACCTATCGGTTCAAGGCGATTATTGGCTCCATCCCGGAAGTTGGGCTGGTGGAACCGCTGGTCGTGTATCCGCAAAAGGATGCGCCGGGAAAATATATGCTGAAAAACGGGCACCTCCGTTATTTCGCATTGAAAGATTTGGGCAAACCGGAAGCCGATTGCCTCATTGCCACCGATGACGAGTGCTACACCTACAACGCCCGCATCAGCCGGTTGCCGCCGATTCAGGAACACAAGATGATCGTCAAGGCGGTGAACAACGGCGTCAGCGTGGAGCGGTTGGCCGTGGTGTTGAACATGCCGCTGCGGGTGGTGCAAGCATCTATGAATTTGCTGAAAGGCATCCATCCCGACGCGGCGGAATTATTGAAGGACAAAAATATCTGCCCAAAAGCCCTGCGGCAATTCAAGCGCGTGAACGGAAACCGGCAGATAGAAATGGCCGAAATGATGGTGACGATGAACAACTATGTGGCCGGCTACGCCGAAGCGATGGTCCTCGGAACGCCGAATCATCAACTGGTGAACCCAGACGAGCCTAAGAAAAAGGCCGGGATGTCGGCGGAAGACATCGCGCGGATGGAAAGCGAAATGGAATCGCTTGAACGCGACCTGAACGAGGTCACGGACAATTACACTGAAAATATGTTCACCCTGCAAACGGCTCAAACCTACATCAAAAACCTGCTGAAGAACGCGAAGGTCGTCCGGTATCTGAACGCCAACCACGCGGAAATCTATTCGGAGTTTGAAGCGATTGCCACGTCGGAGTCGGTGTGA
- a CDS encoding helix-turn-helix transcriptional regulator: MKIIKQATDVGILTEIGQRLARLRLEKNLTQVQLAEQAGVSKSTVQRLESGDVSPQLSGFIRVCRVLDLIERFDLLVPEPVTSPVEQLKLDGRRRKRASAPKAQKPSAKKWQWGDEQ; the protein is encoded by the coding sequence ATGAAAATAATCAAACAAGCGACTGATGTTGGTATCCTGACCGAAATCGGCCAGCGGCTGGCCCGCCTGCGGCTGGAAAAGAACCTCACCCAAGTCCAGTTGGCGGAACAGGCCGGTGTCTCAAAAAGCACGGTGCAGCGGCTGGAATCCGGCGACGTGTCCCCCCAGTTGTCAGGCTTCATCCGCGTGTGTCGCGTGCTGGATTTGATTGAGCGGTTTGATTTGCTCGTGCCCGAGCCGGTGACCAGTCCGGTCGAACAATTAAAACTGGACGGCAGGCGGCGCAAACGTGCCTCCGCACCCAAAGCCCAGAAACCTTCTGCGAAAAAATGGCAATGGGGGGATGAACAATGA
- a CDS encoding tyrosine-type recombinase/integrase — translation MNESTELNLGIEWFLAHCTDHRKLSPHTLKAYGHDLDHFLNFLANKSQTGVQIQTVNRDSVRCWLGSMTDAKPRTVRRRLAVVKSMFASFERYEKTPTNIIAGLRNEVKVGLSLPRTIARSAVRSLLNSTRQQTGTSPKAMQRKTRDTAIVELLFATGMRVSEVVATNIGHIDTQRLSISVQGKGNREREIPIVCDAFRHALDAQIAVRKSSEAGLDDPVFVNRRGSRMSDQSIRAVLRRHTSANAGNRRITPHMLRHTVATLLLEDGADLRHIQRLLGHSSITTTTIYVHVTARSQRRILARCHPRNKMNI, via the coding sequence ATGAATGAATCGACAGAACTCAATTTGGGAATCGAATGGTTCTTGGCACATTGCACGGACCACCGCAAACTCAGTCCACACACACTCAAAGCTTACGGGCACGATTTGGATCATTTTCTGAATTTCCTGGCAAATAAGAGCCAAACCGGCGTTCAGATCCAAACGGTCAATCGCGATAGCGTCCGCTGTTGGCTCGGAAGCATGACAGATGCGAAGCCCCGAACAGTCCGCCGGCGGTTGGCGGTCGTCAAATCAATGTTTGCTAGTTTTGAACGGTACGAAAAAACCCCAACCAACATAATTGCTGGGTTGCGTAACGAAGTTAAGGTTGGTCTGAGCCTGCCGCGTACAATTGCACGCTCGGCTGTCAGGTCTCTGCTCAATTCGACTCGACAGCAAACGGGAACAAGCCCAAAGGCGATGCAACGGAAAACTCGTGATACGGCAATCGTGGAATTACTTTTTGCCACTGGCATGCGCGTGAGCGAAGTCGTTGCAACAAATATCGGTCACATCGATACTCAAAGGCTTTCGATTTCAGTCCAAGGCAAGGGCAATCGCGAACGAGAAATTCCCATTGTGTGTGATGCTTTTCGCCACGCATTAGATGCCCAAATTGCGGTGAGAAAATCCAGCGAGGCCGGTTTGGACGATCCAGTATTCGTGAACCGTCGAGGATCACGTATGTCTGATCAATCAATACGCGCTGTCCTGCGCCGTCACACCTCCGCCAACGCGGGAAACCGTCGCATCACACCCCACATGTTGAGACACACAGTTGCAACATTGCTCTTGGAGGATGGCGCAGACCTCCGGCATATCCAACGTCTCCTTGGCCACAGTTCCATTACGACAACAACGATATACGTGCATGTTACCGCACGCAGCCAGCGAAGGATACTGGCTCGTTGCCATCCACGGAACAAAATGAATATTTGA
- a CDS encoding ParB N-terminal domain-containing protein produces the protein MSDEVQLIPIEQIFVVNPRHRDPKKFEIIVQNIKNVGLKVPIQVSRRPASETDAYKYDLICGQGRMEAFKALGHKEIPAEVKELTRQELLICSLVENIARRYPKPMDLIREIERLKTLGYNVHQISKKLDVSDSLVHGYSSLKNAGEERLLEAAVTGKIPIWIAVDIAKTDTLETQRELLKAYEEKQIDYKSLKYVKGLMESRRRIGKQRGGGTSGLKPKTSIESMINSYRKESQRQKLMIKKAKVCDARLGFIVTAFNKLLADENFYTLLRAEALPTMPKYLSAKLSPQTTQAS, from the coding sequence ATGAGCGACGAGGTGCAACTGATACCAATTGAGCAGATTTTCGTCGTGAATCCCCGTCATCGGGACCCCAAGAAATTTGAAATCATCGTCCAAAACATCAAAAACGTCGGCCTGAAAGTGCCGATACAGGTGAGCCGCCGGCCAGCGAGTGAGACGGATGCCTACAAATATGACCTGATTTGCGGACAGGGGCGCATGGAAGCCTTCAAGGCATTGGGACATAAAGAGATTCCGGCCGAAGTAAAGGAGCTGACCCGGCAGGAACTGCTGATTTGCAGTCTGGTGGAAAACATCGCGCGGCGCTATCCGAAGCCGATGGATTTAATCCGCGAAATTGAACGGCTGAAAACGCTGGGCTACAACGTCCATCAAATCAGCAAAAAGCTGGATGTCAGCGATAGCCTGGTCCACGGATATTCGAGCCTTAAAAACGCTGGCGAAGAACGGTTGCTGGAGGCTGCTGTCACCGGAAAGATTCCGATCTGGATCGCGGTGGACATTGCCAAGACAGATACGCTGGAGACGCAGCGTGAACTGCTCAAAGCCTACGAAGAAAAGCAGATTGATTACAAATCCCTCAAGTATGTCAAAGGACTGATGGAGAGCCGGCGGCGGATCGGCAAGCAACGGGGCGGCGGGACATCGGGGCTAAAACCAAAAACCAGCATCGAAAGCATGATCAACTCCTATCGCAAGGAGAGCCAGCGACAAAAGCTGATGATCAAAAAGGCGAAGGTGTGCGACGCCAGGCTGGGTTTCATCGTGACCGCCTTCAACAAACTGCTGGCCGACGAGAATTTTTACACGCTGTTACGGGCGGAAGCATTACCAACGATGCCCAAATATCTTTCGGCCAAACTCTCACCTCAGACGACACAAGCATCATGA
- a CDS encoding helix-turn-helix transcriptional regulator, whose product MPRDAKIHAQLKKFGASVRRERIVKGITQEKLAELVDLNIRSVQKIEAGQINVLVTTTMRIQHALDCPWGKLMS is encoded by the coding sequence GTGCCACGCGACGCCAAAATTCACGCGCAACTGAAGAAATTCGGCGCGAGTGTCCGTCGCGAACGGATCGTCAAGGGCATTACACAGGAGAAGCTGGCCGAACTGGTTGATTTGAACATCCGGTCCGTGCAGAAAATCGAAGCCGGACAAATCAATGTTCTGGTGACAACAACGATGCGGATTCAGCACGCGCTGGACTGTCCTTGGGGCAAGTTGATGTCATGA
- a CDS encoding recombinase family protein → MSRKESQSWLNCTAVYVRMSTEHQQYSTSNQMDVIREYAKRRTLGIVKEYSDEGKSGLNIQGRDSLAQMIRDVQEGKAHYTHILVYDVSRWGRFQDADESAYYEYICRRAGVSVHYCAEQFENDGSPMSTVMKSMKRTMAGEYSRELSTKVFQGACRLIQLGYKQGGTAGFGLRRMLIDQTGVRKSMLKMGEQKSIQTDRVVLVRGPEDEIKIVRWIFQAFIGEGKIESEIATILNAQGVKTDFGREWNRATVHQILTNEKYIGNNVYHRTSCKLKKKHVNNPPDKWIRADGAFEGVVEPELFCQAQEIILARSQKLTDEEMLEKLRTLLKMHGRISGILIDEAEGLPSSTAFSHRFGTLVNAYRLIGYDPGIDYSFIEENRRLRKRHPELVADVVQKISDLGASAVWNRQSELLDVNGEMRVSIVLCRHTQTGAGSSRWLIRLDASAQPDITIAVRMDATNEGIRDYYILPALDITWENLRVAEANGIHLDTYRFDTLEAFFGMAERVKLEELT, encoded by the coding sequence ATGAGCCGGAAAGAGTCACAGAGCTGGTTAAACTGCACTGCCGTGTACGTGCGCATGTCCACGGAGCATCAGCAATATTCGACCAGCAACCAGATGGACGTGATCCGCGAATACGCCAAGCGCCGCACGCTTGGCATTGTAAAGGAGTATTCCGACGAGGGTAAAAGCGGCCTGAACATCCAAGGGCGCGACTCGCTCGCGCAGATGATCCGCGATGTCCAGGAGGGTAAAGCACATTACACGCACATCCTCGTTTATGACGTGAGCCGGTGGGGACGGTTTCAGGATGCCGATGAAAGCGCGTATTACGAATACATCTGCCGCCGGGCGGGCGTGTCGGTTCACTACTGCGCGGAACAGTTCGAGAACGATGGCAGCCCGATGTCCACGGTCATGAAAAGCATGAAGCGGACGATGGCGGGGGAATACAGTCGGGAGCTTTCAACCAAGGTTTTTCAAGGCGCGTGCCGGCTGATCCAGTTGGGATACAAGCAAGGTGGGACGGCCGGGTTTGGCCTGCGGCGGATGCTGATTGACCAGACCGGCGTGCGCAAGTCGATGCTGAAAATGGGCGAGCAAAAAAGCATCCAGACCGACCGTGTGGTGCTGGTGCGTGGCCCGGAAGATGAAATCAAAATCGTCCGCTGGATTTTCCAGGCGTTCATCGGCGAAGGGAAAATTGAATCCGAGATTGCGACCATCCTGAACGCGCAAGGTGTGAAGACGGATTTTGGGCGGGAATGGAACCGGGCGACGGTGCATCAAATCCTCACCAACGAAAAATACATCGGCAACAATGTGTATCACCGGACTTCGTGCAAGCTGAAGAAGAAACACGTGAACAACCCGCCGGACAAATGGATTCGGGCGGACGGCGCATTTGAGGGAGTCGTCGAGCCGGAACTGTTCTGCCAGGCGCAGGAAATCATCCTGGCGCGAAGCCAGAAATTGACGGATGAGGAAATGCTGGAAAAGCTCCGCACCCTGCTGAAAATGCACGGGCGGATTTCGGGCATCCTGATTGACGAAGCCGAAGGACTGCCATCGAGCACAGCATTCAGCCATCGTTTTGGGACGCTGGTGAACGCCTACCGGCTGATTGGCTATGATCCCGGCATTGATTACAGCTTCATCGAGGAAAACCGGCGGCTGCGGAAACGTCACCCGGAACTCGTGGCGGATGTCGTCCAAAAAATTTCCGACCTCGGCGCGTCAGCGGTCTGGAATCGTCAAAGCGAACTGCTGGATGTGAACGGTGAAATGCGCGTGTCCATCGTGTTGTGCCGACATACCCAAACCGGCGCGGGTTCGTCGCGCTGGCTAATCCGGCTGGATGCGAGTGCGCAGCCGGACATCACGATTGCCGTGCGAATGGACGCCACGAATGAAGGCATCCGTGACTATTATATTTTGCCGGCGCTGGACATTACCTGGGAAAACCTGCGGGTGGCGGAAGCCAACGGCATCCATCTGGACACCTACCGATTTGACACGCTGGAGGCGTTTTTTGGCATGGCGGAGCGGGTGAAACTGGAGGAACTCACATGA
- a CDS encoding EamA family transporter: MPKYLIGIASALLSPIQDAWAVILDSYFSNRIFQRITALVFLSSAFNVLVLPFVWLGGHPHLLPLKLVGIIVAISLIEVLYQYPYYWSFRKADTSVVTSLFSFGKIIVPVLAYFIVRERLSVVQYVGYFGVTVCATLLAFDWKKFRPNQAAWLMLGVSAMLSLQQVLYKYCFEHGADWVTVLTWCSIVQFSLAAIVSLRPTTRRDIVRTAKSTRYIVPLVFLMQLLTWGGEATASYALSLIPASVASGIDSTQPIFVLVFAALFVKKKPDLFREHLEGGSLLKKIPLFVLMAIGAVLVALGGK; this comes from the coding sequence GTGCCGAAATACTTGATTGGAATAGCCAGCGCCTTGCTCTCGCCGATTCAAGATGCTTGGGCGGTCATCCTCGACAGTTATTTTTCCAATCGGATATTTCAACGGATTACGGCTCTGGTTTTTTTGTCGTCAGCATTTAACGTTCTTGTTCTTCCCTTCGTTTGGCTTGGCGGACATCCACATCTTCTTCCGCTAAAACTTGTTGGAATAATAGTCGCAATATCCCTGATAGAAGTGCTTTATCAGTACCCCTATTATTGGTCTTTTCGCAAAGCAGACACTTCAGTCGTCACCTCTTTGTTTTCATTCGGGAAGATAATTGTACCAGTCCTTGCGTACTTCATAGTTCGGGAAAGATTAAGCGTGGTCCAATACGTCGGATATTTTGGTGTCACTGTTTGTGCCACCCTTCTCGCGTTCGATTGGAAGAAGTTTCGACCTAATCAGGCCGCTTGGCTCATGTTGGGCGTGTCTGCAATGCTTTCTCTTCAGCAGGTGCTATACAAATATTGTTTTGAACACGGGGCAGATTGGGTGACGGTTCTTACGTGGTGTTCTATTGTCCAGTTTTCGCTTGCGGCGATTGTTTCACTACGACCAACCACCCGACGCGATATCGTGAGGACAGCCAAGTCCACCAGATACATAGTACCGCTAGTGTTTTTGATGCAACTGCTGACTTGGGGTGGAGAAGCGACTGCATCGTATGCGCTTTCATTAATTCCAGCATCAGTTGCTTCTGGCATCGATAGCACTCAACCAATATTTGTTTTAGTGTTCGCGGCGCTATTTGTGAAGAAAAAGCCCGATCTGTTTCGAGAACATCTTGAAGGCGGCTCTCTTTTGAAGAAAATCCCTTTGTTTGTGCTTATGGCGATTGGCGCGGTTTTGGTGGCATTGGGTGGGAAATAG